The genome window CCCACATTACCGACAAAACTTGCTGTTCCTGCTGCGCCTCCAGTAGTGTGTCCTTTTCAGGCTCCTCTATTATGTCGTTCATCATCTTCGGTTTAGTTGTCACAATTTATTCCACAACATAGCTATGACACTAGTCCCACAGGAGGGACGTGGTAATTACTTTTAGGCACTTCTGTTAGCCCGCTAGACTGTTGCTATCAGTGTTAGCCAACGTCTCTACTTCCGGGGGAAAAATAGATAACAACTCCAGAGTTTAAAAGATTGaccataaataatgcaaatacataaaaaaggaTAAGGACAAATGCTAGTtagcaattcattttaaaacaatcgtaacaataaataaagtattaaatTACCAATACTACACTGATTCTTCTTCTACTATATTTAAACCTACCCTGCTTTTTAGAAGTTTGTCGCCATCTAGTGGCTAAGTGAGTGGATACGGGTGGATAGCGCAAGGTAAAAATATAATGcatattatttttggttttcatgttAAGAATACAAATGCAGGCAAAAGACAGGGAATCAATCTAATTATTATATTTGGTAAATTTCatattcacaaatgtaaatgttcatCTTCACCTCTTCTTTTTTAGAGTTTTGGTTAAGGAAATCAAACTTGATCCACTATTTCCAAGAGTATGAACAAAAAAGCTATAAACACATATGAATGTTGTAGATCTCTCAATATTGACAAATTACATTAATTTGTCATGTCTGTAATCTGATCTCtattctttttgtctttcataccaatgtatttactgtatttacTGTTGAAATCTACACCGCTGGCatactttgtaatattttgtgttctgtttcttggtttttctttgtacttgtaaacaaagatgttcattaaaaaaatatatacatacagtggAAACTCATGCACGGAATTATGGTAAACGTAGTGTTTACCATAATTAGTGTTTCATAGCACTCTTGCACTTACAGATACAGATCATTGTATATTTAAGCCGTCcataacatttacattttatatgcaTTCTATACTTGGTCAGGTATCCTTTCATCTGAATTTCTGAATCAATGTAGCATAGTAAGGAGGTGATAAGCCTGTGACTCTGCTTGGGTGTTTAGGAAGACCTGGTTGCTTTATAGCAGTTCACAGCTTGCTGCATCTTTGGGTCTGCTGTTTCTCATTGTCCTCTTGACAATACTCCATAGTATTGGAGTATTGTCCAATACTATGGATAGGCCAAGAAAATCTGTAAACCATCAAGCACAGGAATATGCTCATTAaaccaatgtgtgtgtgtgtgtgtgtgtgtgtgtgtgtgtgtttgggtggtGTATGGAGGCAACGTGAGGACACCAGCCTCAGCATACAATAtgttctggggaaaaaaactagtAAATGGATACACTATCTTTGAACTTCAGAAAACACAATGACCCAACACCTGCTGATGACATGGCTGCCAAAATCCTTCAAGATCCTAGAAACCTCAAACTGAAACTCATACGTTAtggattctgtgcctctccacTTTTCTAAAGACTCTAGGACtttgatttccaaataaaattcaaaatgtacttCAATATGACAAGGGAACGTTGGACCACTGAGAAACAATCTGTAGGCTGCAGTTGTCCCTTCTACTTCTTTCTTTCCACTAAGTTCCTATCgatattttaaatgcagaactCTGAATAGCAAGCTTCTTTAGCAGTAGTTTTTTTCTGGCATACCCTCCTTGTGAATTTTGACGAAACTGTCAAATTATCAatctttcctttgattttaAAGCACAACAGTAAAAACCCTTTCAGATCATATGCAACAATTTTCCTAAAACCTTTTTGCTCacttttcattatctgtaagccACAATAGGCACGAGAAATTATCCACAGATAAGCAAcactatatttatttattaagcacATTACCACACAGTGTGCTGTGTTTATTACACAGTGTGTGCAATGAATctatgagtttcactttaaaattaatttccttttgtgaTATTCTTATTTATAACTCTGCACTTCTCTGGCTTCcctctaatgtttttttttttttatcatcagcACATATTATATTTGTAGTTCTCTTCCAAATACATAACACGTTtggtaattgttttttaattatatcCATTAATTTGTACAACAGCACAGAATGTATTGAATCAACAATATAGACATTTCCAATGGGAGTCAATCAGGAGAATCATCACTCAAAAaggcctgaaagaaaaaaaaagaagagagagacatGTTTTTACCCACAGGTATTTTTATGTGCAGCGTTACAGTTCTACACTTTGAGACAGTCAACAAACACAACATGGGTGTGAACCAGTGTGTAGTGTAACACCTTCTCACCTCGACAGTCTACAGCTTGTCAATTCCAAGCTCCTCTGGTGTTGAGATGCCAAGTTCTGTAAGGGTGGGCTTCAGCTCTTGGATCACGTAGGGATAGATTTCTTTGTGGGAACCTGCTTTGTCCTGCAAACAGGAGAATATGCTTGAATTTATTGCAAATTGGACAAGTAAATTTCAGTACACTAAATGTTGGAACATGGGCATTTTTGTGTCTCTTTGATTGAGCTTCAGTTTGGAAGTGCTAAATGAAAAGTTTAGAAAAGAAACTTGCCTTAGCCAATGGAGGGAGTGAGACTCACCTTGACAGCTTCAAGGATGCGGATGGCGCTGGCGAGATCGTTCAGCCTACGACAGGCTCTTAGTGCTGAATCCAGGATCTTGGGTTCTGGGACTAGGTCATATCCAATTAAAGTGTTCATGCCTGTAATTGATCAAATCCTTGTTATTTACCAGCCAGTAAGTATTTCAGAAGTGACagtttcaaaaatactttatgtgACAAACAAGTGCAGACATTCCAGGTCTTCTTCTCTCAGTGTTCACTGGATTAGCAAGTATGTTAAAAGCTAAAACAATAA of Xiphophorus couchianus chromosome 4, X_couchianus-1.0, whole genome shotgun sequence contains these proteins:
- the cox5ab gene encoding cytochrome c oxidase subunit 5Ab, with the protein product MFRALSRLSTSGFRSVARTRTGYSAPLASRCYSHGKVETEEEFDSRWVTYFSKPDIDAWELRKGMNTLIGYDLVPEPKILDSALRACRRLNDLASAIRILEAVKDKAGSHKEIYPYVIQELKPTLTELGISTPEELGIDKL